The following are encoded together in the Rhizobium tumorigenes genome:
- a CDS encoding 50S ribosomal protein L23, producing the protein MTDIRHYDVIVSPSITEKSTMVSEYNQVVFNVALTATKPQIKAAVEALFGVKVTAVNTLRRLGKTKRFRGFVGKQKDVKKAIVTLAEGQTIDVSTGL; encoded by the coding sequence GTGACCGATATTCGCCATTACGACGTGATCGTCTCGCCGTCGATCACCGAAAAGTCCACCATGGTTTCCGAGTATAACCAGGTTGTCTTCAATGTTGCCCTGACAGCTACCAAGCCGCAGATCAAGGCCGCTGTCGAAGCCCTGTTCGGCGTCAAGGTGACTGCTGTCAATACTCTGCGCCGCCTCGGCAAGACCAAGCGTTTCCGCGGTTTTGTCGGCAAGCAGAAAGACGTGAAGAAGGCGATCGTGACGCTGGCCGAAGGCCAGACCATCGACGTCTCCACAGGTCTGTGA
- the rplB gene encoding 50S ribosomal protein L2: protein MALKSFNPTTPSQRQLVIVDRSSLYKGKPVKALTEGLASKGGRNNTGRITVRFQGGGHKRTYRLIDFKRRKFDMEGTVERIEYDPNRSAFIALIKYEDGEQRYIIAPQRLAPGDKVIASDKVVDIKPGNAMPLQFIPVGSIIHNVEMKPGKGGQIARSAGAYAQLVGRDAGLAILRLNSGEQRLVPGTCLASIGAVSNPDHGNTNDGKAGRSRWRGKKPHVRGVVMNPVDHPHGGGEGRTSGGRHPVTPWGKPTKGKRTRSNKSTDKMIMRSRHQRKK from the coding sequence ATGGCATTGAAATCATTCAATCCGACGACCCCGAGCCAGCGTCAGCTGGTCATCGTCGATCGTTCGTCGCTCTACAAGGGCAAGCCTGTCAAGGCATTGACCGAAGGCTTGGCTTCCAAGGGCGGTCGTAACAACACCGGTCGCATCACTGTTCGCTTCCAGGGCGGCGGTCACAAGCGTACCTACCGCCTGATCGACTTCAAGCGTCGCAAGTTCGACATGGAAGGCACGGTTGAGCGGATCGAGTACGACCCTAACCGTTCTGCTTTCATCGCTCTCATCAAGTATGAAGACGGCGAACAGCGCTACATCATCGCACCGCAGCGTTTGGCGCCCGGTGACAAGGTCATCGCTTCCGACAAGGTCGTGGACATCAAGCCTGGCAACGCCATGCCGCTGCAGTTCATCCCTGTCGGTTCGATCATCCACAACGTTGAAATGAAGCCCGGCAAGGGCGGCCAGATTGCCCGTTCCGCCGGCGCCTATGCACAGCTGGTTGGCCGCGATGCCGGCCTGGCTATCCTTCGCCTGAATTCGGGTGAACAGCGCCTCGTACCAGGCACCTGCCTGGCGTCGATCGGTGCCGTTTCCAACCCGGATCATGGCAATACCAACGACGGCAAGGCCGGTCGTTCGCGTTGGCGCGGCAAGAAGCCGCATGTACGCGGCGTCGTGATGAACCCAGTCGACCATCCGCACGGCGGTGGCGAAGGCCGTACCTCGGGTGGTCGTCACCCGGTTACGCCATGGGGCAAGCCGACTAAGGGCAAGCGTACTCGGTCGAACAAGTCGACCGATAAGATGATCATGCGCTCGCGCCATCAGCGCAAGAAGTAA
- the rpsS gene encoding 30S ribosomal protein S19 has translation MARSVWKGPFVDGYLLKKAEKVREGGRNEVIKMWSRRSTIMPQFVGLVFGVYNGSKHIPVNVNEDMVGHKFGEFAPTRTYYGHGADKKAKRK, from the coding sequence ATGGCTCGTTCAGTATGGAAAGGTCCGTTTGTTGACGGCTATCTTCTCAAGAAGGCTGAGAAGGTTCGCGAAGGTGGACGCAATGAAGTGATCAAGATGTGGAGCCGTCGCTCCACCATCATGCCTCAGTTCGTTGGTCTGGTCTTTGGTGTCTACAACGGCAGCAAGCATATCCCGGTCAATGTCAACGAAGACATGGTCGGTCATAAGTTCGGTGAGTTCGCACCCACCCGTACCTATTACGGTCACGGCGCGGACAAGAAGGCGAAGAGGAAGTAA
- the rplV gene encoding 50S ribosomal protein L22 has product MGKAKTERRLKDNEAQAVARTLRVSPQKLNLVAALIRGMKVERALAELEFSRKRISGAVKKTLESAIANAENNHDLDVDALVVAEAYVGKSIVMKRFHARGRGRASRVEKPFAHLTIVVREVQPAQEEAA; this is encoded by the coding sequence ATGGGCAAGGCAAAAACAGAACGCCGGCTCAAGGACAACGAAGCGCAGGCAGTCGCCCGCACGCTTCGTGTCAGCCCGCAGAAACTCAACCTCGTTGCTGCGCTTATCCGCGGCATGAAGGTCGAGCGCGCCTTGGCCGAGCTTGAATTCTCGCGCAAGCGGATCTCCGGAGCGGTCAAGAAGACCCTCGAATCGGCGATCGCGAACGCTGAAAACAATCACGATCTCGACGTCGACGCTCTCGTCGTCGCCGAGGCCTACGTCGGCAAGTCGATTGTCATGAAGCGCTTCCACGCTCGTGGTCGTGGCCGTGCATCGCGCGTCGAAAAGCCCTTCGCGCATTTGACGATCGTCGTTCGCGAAGTGCAGCCAGCACAAGAGGAGGCCGCATAA
- the rpsC gene encoding 30S ribosomal protein S3 → MGQKINPIGFRLGINRTWDSRWFADNAEYGQLLHEDIKMRKFVMTELKQAGISKVVIERPHKKCRVTIHSARPGLIIGKKGADIDKLRKKLADMTNSETHLNIVEVRKPEIDAVLVAQGIAQQLERRIAFRRAMKRAVQSAMRLGAEGIKITCAGRLGGAEIARTEWYREGRVPLHTLRADIDYGTAEATTAFGICGIKVWIFKGEILEHDPMASERRQAEGDSQGPASRENRRRDHA, encoded by the coding sequence ATGGGTCAGAAGATCAATCCAATCGGTTTCCGCCTTGGCATTAACCGCACTTGGGACAGTCGTTGGTTTGCAGACAACGCCGAATACGGTCAGTTGCTGCATGAAGACATCAAGATGCGCAAATTCGTTATGACCGAGCTGAAGCAGGCCGGCATTTCGAAGGTGGTTATCGAGCGTCCGCACAAGAAGTGCCGCGTCACGATCCACTCGGCGCGTCCGGGCCTGATCATCGGCAAGAAGGGTGCAGACATCGACAAGCTTCGCAAGAAGCTGGCCGACATGACGAACTCCGAAACGCACCTGAACATCGTCGAAGTCCGCAAGCCGGAAATCGATGCCGTACTGGTCGCCCAGGGCATCGCTCAGCAGCTGGAACGTCGTATCGCTTTCCGTCGTGCCATGAAGCGCGCCGTGCAGTCTGCAATGCGTCTCGGTGCCGAAGGCATCAAGATCACCTGCGCCGGCCGTCTCGGTGGTGCTGAAATCGCCCGTACGGAATGGTATCGCGAAGGTCGCGTGCCTTTGCACACGCTGCGCGCCGACATCGACTACGGTACGGCTGAAGCCACCACCGCTTTCGGTATCTGCGGCATCAAGGTCTGGATCTTCAAGGGCGAAATCCTTGAGCACGACCCGATGGCATCTGAACGCCGTCAGGCCGAAGGCGACAGCCAGGGCCCAGCCAGCAGAGAAAACCGTCGCCGCGATCACGCCTAA
- the rplP gene encoding 50S ribosomal protein L16: MLQPKRTKYRKQFKGRIKGVAKGGSDLAFGEFGLKAQEPNRVNAREIEAARRAITRFMKRAGRVWIRVFPDVPVTKKPTEVRMGKGKGGVEYWACKVKPGRMMFEIDGVSEEIAREALRLGSAKLSVKTRFVQRIAE, from the coding sequence ATGTTGCAGCCAAAGCGTACGAAGTACCGCAAGCAATTCAAGGGCCGCATCAAGGGCGTAGCCAAGGGCGGTTCTGATCTCGCATTCGGTGAATTCGGCCTGAAGGCCCAGGAACCGAATCGTGTCAACGCTCGTGAGATCGAGGCGGCTCGCCGCGCGATCACGCGTTTCATGAAGCGTGCCGGCCGCGTATGGATCCGGGTTTTCCCGGACGTGCCGGTCACCAAGAAGCCGACCGAAGTCCGCATGGGTAAGGGCAAGGGCGGCGTCGAATACTGGGCATGCAAGGTCAAGCCCGGTCGTATGATGTTCGAGATCGACGGTGTCAGCGAAGAAATCGCCCGTGAGGCGCTTCGTCTGGGTTCTGCCAAGCTCTCGGTCAAGACGCGCTTCGTGCAGCGCATTGCAGAGTAA
- the rpmC gene encoding 50S ribosomal protein L29 gives MKAADVRAFTADQLKEELAKLKKEQFNLRFQKATGQLEKASRVNEVRKDIARVKTIARQKAAEAKA, from the coding sequence ATGAAAGCCGCAGATGTTCGCGCGTTCACCGCCGACCAACTTAAGGAAGAGCTAGCCAAGCTGAAGAAGGAGCAGTTCAACCTGCGCTTTCAGAAGGCCACCGGCCAGCTTGAAAAAGCCTCTCGTGTGAACGAGGTCCGCAAGGACATCGCCCGCGTGAAAACCATTGCCCGCCAGAAGGCGGCAGAAGCCAAGGCCTAA
- the rpsQ gene encoding 30S ribosomal protein S17, giving the protein MPKRILQGVVVSDKNEKTVVVRVERRFAHPLLQKTVRRSKKYKAHDENNTYKTGDMVSIEECAPISKDKTWTVVSAQVK; this is encoded by the coding sequence ATGCCGAAACGCATTCTGCAGGGCGTCGTGGTCAGCGACAAGAACGAAAAGACCGTCGTGGTTCGGGTCGAGCGCCGCTTTGCGCATCCGCTCCTCCAGAAGACGGTTCGTCGTTCGAAGAAGTACAAGGCCCACGACGAGAACAACACATACAAGACCGGCGACATGGTTTCCATCGAGGAATGCGCGCCGATCTCCAAGGACAAGACCTGGACGGTCGTCTCCGCTCAGGTTAAGTAA
- the rplN gene encoding 50S ribosomal protein L14, producing the protein MIQMQTNLEVADNSGARRVMCIKVLGGSKRKYASIGDIIVVSIKEAIPRGRVKKGDVMKAVVVRTAASIRRADGSVIRFDTNAAVLIDNKKEPIGTRIFGPVPRELRAKNHMKIISLAPEVL; encoded by the coding sequence ATGATTCAGATGCAAACAAACCTCGAGGTCGCGGATAATTCCGGCGCACGTCGTGTCATGTGCATCAAGGTGCTGGGCGGTTCGAAGCGCAAGTATGCCTCGATTGGCGACATTATCGTCGTTTCGATCAAGGAAGCTATTCCGCGCGGCCGCGTAAAGAAGGGTGACGTGATGAAGGCTGTGGTCGTTCGCACAGCTGCCTCGATCCGCCGTGCGGATGGAAGCGTCATTCGTTTTGATACCAATGCAGCAGTACTTATCGACAACAAGAAAGAGCCGATCGGCACACGTATCTTCGGACCGGTTCCGCGCGAACTTCGCGCTAAGAACCACATGAAGATCATCTCGCTCGCTCCTGAAGTTCTGTAA
- the rplX gene encoding 50S ribosomal protein L24 codes for MQKIRKGDKVVILAGKDKGRTGEVIQVMPKEDRAVVRGVNMVKRHTRQSQSQEAGIINKEASLHLSNIAIVDKDGKPTRVGFQVVDGKKVRVAKRSGDVIDG; via the coding sequence ATGCAAAAGATCCGCAAGGGCGACAAGGTCGTCATTCTGGCTGGTAAGGACAAGGGTCGTACCGGCGAAGTCATTCAAGTGATGCCGAAGGAAGACCGCGCAGTCGTTCGCGGCGTGAACATGGTCAAGCGCCATACACGCCAGTCGCAGTCGCAGGAAGCCGGCATCATCAACAAGGAAGCCTCGCTTCACCTCTCCAACATCGCGATTGTCGACAAGGACGGCAAGCCGACCCGCGTCGGTTTCCAGGTCGTTGATGGTAAGAAGGTCCGCGTGGCCAAGCGTTCGGGAGATGTGATCGATGGCTGA
- the rplE gene encoding 50S ribosomal protein L5 — protein sequence MAEAKYEPRLKTEYVSRIRAALQEQFSYTNEMMIPKLDKIVINMGVGEATADSKKPTIAAADLAAIAGQKPVITFARNSIAGFKVRENMPIGAKVTLRGARMYEFVDRLINIALPRVRDFRGLNPKSFDGRGNFAMGIKEHIVFPEINYDKVDQMWGMDIIVCTTATKDDEARALLTEFNFPFRT from the coding sequence ATGGCTGAGGCTAAATACGAACCGCGCCTGAAGACGGAATACGTATCCCGTATCCGCGCAGCGCTGCAGGAACAGTTCTCCTACACCAACGAGATGATGATCCCCAAGCTGGACAAGATCGTCATCAACATGGGTGTGGGCGAAGCGACAGCCGATAGCAAGAAGCCCACGATTGCTGCTGCCGACCTGGCAGCGATCGCTGGCCAGAAGCCGGTCATCACTTTTGCGCGCAATTCCATCGCTGGCTTCAAGGTCCGCGAAAATATGCCAATCGGTGCCAAGGTCACGCTTCGTGGCGCCCGCATGTATGAGTTCGTGGATCGCCTGATCAACATCGCGCTTCCGCGCGTTCGCGACTTTCGCGGCCTGAACCCGAAGAGCTTTGACGGTCGTGGCAACTTCGCCATGGGCATCAAGGAACACATTGTGTTCCCAGAGATCAATTACGACAAGGTTGATCAGATGTGGGGCATGGACATCATCGTTTGCACGACGGCGACCAAGGACGACGAAGCGCGGGCTCTGCTCACAGAGTTCAACTTCCCGTTCCGCACGTAA
- the rpsN gene encoding 30S ribosomal protein S14, whose amino-acid sequence MAKTSAVEKNKRRRNTVANSAAKRAALKATIMNQSLPIEERFKATLKLASLPRDGSKTRVRNRCEITGRPRAYYRKLRMSRIALREFGNFGKVPGIVKSSW is encoded by the coding sequence ATGGCGAAGACAAGCGCAGTTGAAAAGAACAAGCGCCGCCGCAATACGGTTGCTAACAGTGCCGCAAAGCGTGCCGCGCTGAAGGCAACCATCATGAACCAGTCCCTTCCGATCGAAGAGCGGTTCAAGGCCACCCTGAAGCTCGCATCGCTGCCGCGCGATGGGTCCAAGACTCGCGTCCGTAACCGTTGCGAGATCACCGGTCGTCCGCGCGCCTACTACCGCAAGCTGCGCATGTCGCGTATCGCACTGCGTGAATTTGGCAATTTCGGCAAGGTGCCGGGCATTGTCAAGTCGAGCTGGTAA
- the rpsH gene encoding 30S ribosomal protein S8, whose product MTMTDPLGDMLTRIRNGASRRKSSVSTPASKLRARVLDVLQSEGYIRGYSVVDFGNGKSELSIELKYYEGASVIREIGRVSKPGRRVYVSVKSIPQVANGLGITILSTPKGVMADHQAREQNVGGEVLCSVF is encoded by the coding sequence ATGACAATGACAGATCCATTGGGCGATATGCTCACACGCATCCGTAACGGCGCTTCGCGTCGCAAGTCGTCGGTTTCGACGCCTGCTTCCAAGCTCCGTGCACGTGTTCTCGATGTCCTTCAGTCCGAAGGTTACATTCGTGGCTATTCCGTCGTCGATTTCGGCAACGGCAAGTCGGAACTCAGCATCGAGCTGAAATATTATGAAGGCGCATCGGTCATTCGTGAGATCGGCCGTGTGTCTAAGCCGGGCCGCCGGGTTTATGTCTCGGTCAAGTCCATTCCGCAGGTCGCGAACGGTCTCGGCATCACTATCCTTTCTACTCCGAAGGGCGTGATGGCCGACCACCAGGCTCGTGAACAGAATGTTGGTGGCGAGGTTCTTTGCTCGGTCTTCTAA
- the rplF gene encoding 50S ribosomal protein L6, producing MSRIGKKPVQVPAGITATIDGQKVTAKGPKGELFFVANDDIGLKLEDNAIVVTPLNDSKNARSKWGMSRTMVENILVGVKDGYERKLEINGVGYRAALQGKNLQLALGFSHDVIYEPPVGITIAVPKPTEIVVTGINKQQVGQVAAEIREYRGPEPYKGKGVKYAGERIIRKEGKKK from the coding sequence ATGTCTCGTATCGGCAAGAAGCCCGTTCAGGTGCCTGCAGGAATCACGGCCACGATTGATGGCCAAAAAGTGACTGCTAAGGGCCCCAAGGGTGAACTGTTTTTCGTCGCGAATGACGATATCGGTCTCAAGCTCGAAGATAATGCGATTGTTGTGACTCCGCTCAACGACAGCAAGAATGCTCGCTCAAAGTGGGGCATGTCCCGCACGATGGTCGAAAACATCCTGGTTGGCGTCAAGGACGGTTACGAGCGCAAGCTCGAAATCAACGGCGTTGGTTACCGCGCGGCCCTGCAGGGCAAGAACCTGCAGTTGGCGCTTGGTTTCTCCCACGACGTGATTTATGAACCGCCAGTCGGAATCACAATTGCTGTGCCGAAGCCGACGGAAATCGTCGTTACCGGTATCAACAAGCAGCAGGTCGGCCAGGTGGCCGCAGAAATCCGCGAATACCGTGGCCCCGAGCCTTACAAGGGCAAGGGCGTCAAGTATGCCGGTGAGCGGATCATCCGCAAAGAAGGCAAGAAGAAGTAA
- the rplR gene encoding 50S ribosomal protein L18, whose translation MASRKEALARRANRVRRHLKSVANGRPRLSVHRSSKNIYAQVIDDVAGKTLASASTLDKDLRGSLKTGADTAAATLVGKLVAERASKAGVNEVVFDRGAFIYHGRIKALADAAREGGLTF comes from the coding sequence ATGGCTAGCAGGAAAGAAGCACTTGCACGTCGTGCCAACCGCGTGCGTCGTCATCTTAAGTCGGTGGCTAACGGCCGTCCGCGCCTGTCGGTTCATCGCTCTTCGAAGAACATCTATGCTCAGGTCATCGACGATGTGGCCGGCAAGACGCTTGCGTCTGCCTCCACTCTCGACAAGGATCTGCGCGGTTCTCTGAAGACCGGTGCTGACACAGCAGCGGCAACGCTCGTTGGCAAGCTCGTTGCAGAGCGCGCCTCGAAGGCGGGCGTCAACGAGGTCGTGTTCGACCGCGGCGCGTTCATCTATCACGGTCGCATCAAGGCTCTGGCCGATGCTGCCCGCGAAGGCGGTCTCACCTTCTAA
- the rpsE gene encoding 30S ribosomal protein S5 produces MAQEKRGSRDDRQNRDERDSEFVDKLVAINRVAKVVKGGRRFGFAALVVVGDQKGRVGFGHGKAREVPEAIRKATEAAKRELIFVPLRDGRTLHHDIHGRHGAGKVLLRSAKAGTGIIAGGPMRAVFETLGVHDVVAKSTGSSNPYNMVRATFDALKQQIHPKDIAAQRGIKYATLQARRIASGNASEE; encoded by the coding sequence ATGGCACAAGAAAAAAGAGGTTCTCGCGACGATCGCCAGAACCGTGACGAGCGCGACAGCGAATTCGTCGACAAGCTGGTCGCGATCAATCGCGTTGCCAAGGTCGTCAAGGGCGGCCGTCGTTTCGGCTTTGCTGCTCTCGTCGTCGTAGGCGACCAGAAGGGCCGCGTTGGCTTCGGTCATGGCAAGGCGCGCGAAGTGCCGGAAGCCATCCGCAAGGCAACGGAAGCTGCCAAGCGCGAGCTGATCTTCGTTCCCCTGCGTGACGGCCGTACGCTGCATCACGACATCCATGGCCGTCATGGCGCCGGCAAGGTTCTGCTGCGCTCTGCCAAGGCTGGTACCGGCATCATCGCCGGTGGTCCGATGCGCGCCGTATTCGAAACGCTCGGCGTTCACGACGTCGTCGCCAAGTCGACCGGTTCCTCGAACCCATACAACATGGTTCGCGCAACGTTCGACGCTCTGAAGCAACAGATCCATCCGAAGGACATCGCAGCTCAGCGTGGCATCAAGTATGCCACTCTGCAGGCTCGTCGTATTGCCTCCGGTAATGCGTCTGAAGAATAA
- the rpmD gene encoding 50S ribosomal protein L30 produces MAKTTNKTEAKTVTVEQIGSPIRRPDVQEKTLIGLGLNKMHRRRTLEDTPSVRGMIRAVQHLVRVVDEK; encoded by the coding sequence ATGGCCAAAACGACCAACAAGACCGAAGCAAAGACCGTAACGGTCGAGCAGATCGGTAGCCCAATTCGCCGTCCGGACGTTCAGGAAAAGACCCTGATCGGCCTCGGATTGAACAAGATGCACCGTCGCCGCACTCTGGAGGATACTCCTTCGGTTCGTGGAATGATCCGTGCTGTCCAGCATCTCGTTCGCGTCGTCGACGAGAAGTAA
- the rplO gene encoding 50S ribosomal protein L15, with the protein MKLNEITDNEGSTHSRKRLGRGIGSGKGKTGGRGVKGQKSRSGVAINGFEGGQMPIYRRLPKRGFNNIFKSDYVVVSVARLQAAVDAGKLDAKTTIDAVALKAAGVIRRVKDGVRILSDGEISAKLTLEVAGASKSAVEKIEKAGGSIKLLAAAPVAASE; encoded by the coding sequence ATGAAACTGAATGAAATCACCGACAATGAAGGTTCGACCCACTCCCGCAAGCGCCTCGGCCGCGGTATTGGTTCGGGCAAGGGCAAGACCGGTGGTCGCGGCGTCAAGGGGCAGAAGTCCCGTTCGGGCGTAGCGATCAACGGCTTCGAAGGCGGTCAGATGCCAATCTACCGTCGTCTGCCTAAGCGCGGCTTCAACAACATCTTCAAGTCCGACTACGTCGTCGTATCGGTTGCTCGCCTCCAGGCAGCAGTCGACGCCGGCAAGCTGGACGCGAAGACGACGATCGATGCGGTCGCTCTCAAGGCTGCTGGCGTTATTCGTCGCGTCAAGGATGGCGTCCGGATCCTGTCCGACGGCGAAATCTCGGCAAAGCTGACCCTCGAAGTCGCAGGCGCTTCCAAGTCTGCTGTCGAGAAGATCGAGAAGGCTGGCGGCTCCATCAAGCTTTTGGCTGCCGCACCTGTCGCAGCTTCGGAATAA
- the secY gene encoding preprotein translocase subunit SecY, with product MASAAEQLASNLNFSTFAKAEDLKKRLWFTLGALLVYRLGTHIPLPGLNPAAYAQAFQGQAGGILGLFNMFSGGAVQRMAIFALGIMPYISASIIVQLMTSVVPALENLKKEGEQGRKIINQYTRYGTVLLGTLQAYGIAVGLESGNGLVVQPGVFFIVSTVITLLGGTMFLMWLGEQITSRGIGNGISLIIFAGIAAGLPSALAGTLELGRTGALSTALILLVLVVAIAVIALIVFVERAQRRLLIQYPKRQVGNRMFQGDTSHLPLKLNTSGVIPAIFASSLLLLPATLAGFANTAGMPAWATSIVAALGHGRPLYMVLYALMIAFFAFFYTAIVFNPKDTADNLKKHGGFIPGIRPGERTAEYIDYVLTRITVVGAIYLVVVCILPEILVSQTGIPLALGGTSLLIVVSVTLDTVAQIQGHLIAQQYEGLIKKSKLRGGKRGR from the coding sequence ATGGCGTCTGCAGCGGAACAATTGGCATCCAATCTCAATTTTTCAACCTTTGCAAAGGCGGAGGATCTGAAAAAGCGGCTCTGGTTTACGCTCGGTGCACTGCTTGTCTATCGCCTCGGCACCCACATTCCACTTCCAGGCCTCAATCCTGCTGCTTATGCCCAGGCCTTCCAGGGCCAGGCAGGCGGTATTCTCGGCCTTTTCAACATGTTTTCCGGTGGCGCTGTCCAGCGCATGGCGATCTTCGCTCTCGGCATCATGCCCTACATCTCCGCCTCGATTATCGTGCAGTTGATGACTTCGGTCGTTCCCGCTCTCGAAAACCTGAAGAAGGAAGGTGAGCAGGGCCGCAAGATCATCAACCAGTACACGCGCTATGGCACGGTCCTTCTCGGTACGCTGCAGGCCTATGGCATCGCGGTGGGGCTTGAGAGCGGTAACGGGCTTGTCGTGCAGCCTGGCGTCTTTTTTATCGTCTCCACGGTCATCACCCTGCTCGGCGGTACGATGTTCCTGATGTGGCTCGGTGAGCAGATCACCTCGCGCGGTATCGGCAACGGCATTTCGTTGATCATCTTTGCCGGCATCGCAGCTGGCCTCCCATCGGCCTTGGCTGGTACGCTGGAACTCGGTCGCACCGGCGCGCTTTCGACCGCGCTCATCCTGCTTGTGCTCGTCGTCGCCATCGCGGTCATCGCCCTCATCGTCTTCGTCGAGCGTGCCCAGAGGCGTCTGCTGATCCAGTATCCGAAGCGCCAGGTCGGCAATCGCATGTTCCAAGGCGATACCTCGCACCTGCCGCTGAAGCTCAACACATCGGGCGTCATCCCAGCAATCTTCGCGTCGTCGCTGCTGCTTCTGCCGGCGACGCTCGCAGGCTTTGCCAACACCGCCGGCATGCCGGCCTGGGCAACGTCTATCGTCGCAGCACTCGGCCACGGTCGCCCGCTCTACATGGTGCTCTATGCGCTGATGATCGCCTTCTTCGCGTTCTTCTACACCGCCATCGTCTTCAATCCGAAGGACACGGCCGACAATCTCAAGAAGCACGGCGGCTTCATTCCCGGCATTCGCCCGGGTGAGCGTACGGCTGAATACATCGACTATGTGTTGACCCGCATCACCGTGGTCGGCGCCATCTACCTCGTGGTTGTCTGCATTCTGCCGGAAATCCTCGTTTCGCAGACAGGCATTCCGCTCGCCCTCGGCGGCACTTCACTCTTGATCGTCGTCAGTGTGACGCTTGACACGGTAGCGCAGATCCAGGGTCACCTGATCGCGCAGCAGTATGAAGGTCTGATCAAGAAGTCGAAGTTGCGCGGAGGAAAGCGGGGGAGATGA
- a CDS encoding adenylate kinase: protein MRLILLGPPGAGKGTQAQRIVEKYGIPQLSTGDMLRAAVSAGTEVGKRAKAVMDAGKLVSDEIVNAIISERIDAEDCAKGFILDGFPRTLVQADATEKMLAAKGMQLSGVVEIKVDDVVLADRVSGRYTCANCGAGYHDTNLKPKVEGVCDRCGSTHFKRRPDDTRETVVTRMQAYYKETAPLIGYYYAKKMLHSVDGMADIDHVTAEVEKILSSL from the coding sequence ATGAGACTTATCCTTTTGGGACCACCGGGCGCCGGCAAGGGTACTCAGGCTCAGCGTATAGTCGAAAAGTACGGTATCCCGCAGCTCTCCACCGGCGACATGCTGCGTGCGGCAGTCTCCGCGGGCACGGAAGTCGGCAAGCGCGCCAAGGCCGTCATGGACGCCGGCAAGCTGGTGTCCGACGAGATCGTCAATGCGATCATCTCGGAGCGTATCGACGCCGAAGACTGTGCCAAGGGTTTCATCCTGGACGGCTTTCCGCGCACTCTGGTGCAGGCCGATGCCACCGAGAAGATGCTGGCTGCCAAGGGCATGCAGCTTTCCGGTGTCGTCGAGATCAAGGTCGATGACGTCGTGCTCGCGGACCGGGTTTCCGGACGCTATACCTGCGCCAATTGCGGTGCGGGCTATCACGATACCAACCTGAAGCCGAAGGTCGAGGGTGTTTGCGATCGCTGCGGTTCGACGCACTTCAAGCGCCGCCCGGACGACACGCGCGAAACCGTGGTGACGCGCATGCAGGCCTACTACAAGGAAACGGCGCCTTTGATTGGCTATTACTATGCCAAGAAAATGCTTCATTCGGTTGACGGCATGGCGGATATCGATCATGTCACAGCGGAAGTCGAAAAGATTCTCTCCAGCCTTTGA
- the rpsM gene encoding 30S ribosomal protein S13 → MARIAGVNIPTAKRVVIALTYIHGIGNKFAQEIVTKVGIPAERRVHQLTDAEVLQIRETIDRDYQVEGDLRRETSMNIKRLMDLGCYRGLRHRRGLPVRGQRTHTNARTRKGPAKAIAGKKK, encoded by the coding sequence GTGGCACGTATCGCTGGCGTCAACATCCCGACGGCAAAGCGCGTAGTAATTGCGCTGACCTATATTCACGGGATTGGCAATAAGTTTGCGCAGGAAATCGTCACCAAGGTTGGTATCCCGGCTGAGCGCCGCGTTCACCAGCTGACGGATGCCGAAGTCCTGCAGATCCGCGAAACCATCGACCGCGACTACCAGGTCGAAGGCGATCTGCGTCGCGAGACGTCGATGAACATCAAGCGTCTGATGGACCTTGGCTGCTACCGCGGTCTTCGCCATCGTCGCGGCCTGCCGGTTCGTGGTCAGCGCACGCACACCAATGCCCGCACCCGCAAGGGTCCGGCAAAGGCGATTGCTGGCAAGAAGAAGTAA